The following are encoded together in the Ranitomeya imitator isolate aRanImi1 chromosome 4, aRanImi1.pri, whole genome shotgun sequence genome:
- the PER1 gene encoding period circadian protein homolog 1, which translates to MNGPCEPPPPLGERARRTRGNREMEGTQQDETDTNSHGSSGNESNGNESRQSRSSHSSTSGNGKDSAMLETTESSKSTNSQSLSPPSSSIAYSLLSASSEQDNPSTSGCSSEQSAREKNQKELMKALKELKIRLPSEKRGKGKSGTLATLQYALSCVKQVRANQEYYQQWTIDESQPCSLDMSSFTIEEVESVTSEYTLKNPDTFSVAISFISGRIVYISDQASLILHCKRDVFKGAIFAEFLAPQDVSVFYGSTAPYHLPSWSNCTSGETASMDYTQEKSVFCRISGGRERDMNLRYHPFRLTPYLMKVRDSEHAEGQPCCLLIAEKIHSGYEAPRIPADKRIFTTRHTPSCVFQEVDERAVPLLGYLPQDLIGMPVLFFIHPEDRPLMLAIHKKVLQQAGQPFDHSPIRLCARSGEYVTIDTSWSSFVNPWSRKVSFILGRHKVRTSPLNEDVFTAPKGAEMKSLDPDIQELSEQIHRILMQPVHNTNPGGNGSGGSNTSQEPFHCNASSTDSNAMVIEEGTDPKPMTFQEFCQNVHKVKSQGQQMFLGSRVIRPHHRGHFQALAPPRTVLAGADNPPPDTAPSRPQCVPEELTRKETSNYSYQQINCLDSIIRYLESCNLPSTVKRKCGSSSYTSSTSEEEKLKTGESDKEDPSNGPRQRPELRPPPTPSAVGSAPLTPLPPLPPSKAESVVSITSQGSFSSTIVHVGDKKPPDSGEMVPLEEPSCPAPPPIRPLGLTKEVLSVHTQREEQAFLTRVHNLSQIRVFEPIPVGVWDEQNQRVQRGTKASLSHQQHAAHKPSTPSQEGANTGGRRSKSRKSKAKRPKQGKLALPSAIPTAPHPEPPLLPPPPPGIPSYPLPMISPRAPAPEPTPSLPRYPLVTPIVALVLPNYLFQPPPVPPPFYPGVSGFPTFNPTPDTSTAASEVPPQTPAPPLAQPLVTCPPPSRSSSPPQRLFPSRCSSPLQLDLLQMEELPQLSSGGAGVSAAPGGEWETEEDKGVVIPGSTTAGGAKAGNGEDNRQPENCMGDLQESSSHNDALSSSSDLLDLLLHEESWSGTGSAASGSMGSNGGSTSACGTRSSESSNTSKYFGSIDSSETDLRVKKAEREEVEQKVIRYVMQDPLWLLMANADHEVMMSYQLPSRDLERVLQEDREKLRQLQRNQPRFSEEQKRELGEVHTWVRKGRLPHVINITSCTGCSPDAPNYEEDLDLSIMMEEGEECRAGGEEFTRDTAVTS; encoded by the exons ATGAATGGGCCATGTGAACCTCCTCCTCCTCTCGGGGAGAGGGCGAGGAGAACACGGGGGAATCGGGAGATGGAAGGAACCCAACAAGATGAGACCGACACAAACAGCCACGGCTCCAGCGGGAACGAATCCAACGGGAACGAGTCAAGGCAAAGCCGCAGCTCCCACAGCAGCACCAGCGGCAACGGCAAGGACTCCGCCATGCTGGAGACCACAGAGAGCAGTAAAAG TACAAACTCTCAAAGCCTGTCGCCTCCGAGCAGCTCCATCGCCTACAGCCTCCTGAGCGCCAGCTCCGAGCAAGACAACCCCTCCACCAGCGGCTGCAG TAGTGAGCAGTCCGCCCGCGAGAAAAATCAGAAAGAGCTGATGAAGGCCCTGAAAGAGCTGAAGATTCGTCTCCCATCTGAAAAGAGGGGGAAAGGAAAATCGGGGACCCTTGCTACGCTCCAGTACGCACTCTCTTGCGTTAAACAAGTCCGAG CAAATCAGGAATATTACCAGCAATGGACCATTGATGAAtctcagccctgcagcctggacatGTCCAGCTTCACCATCGAGGAGGTGGAGAGCGTCACGTCAGAGTACACGCTAAAAAACCCG GACACCTTCTCGGTGGCGATCTCCTTCATCTCTGGTCGCATCGTGTACATCTCAGACCAGGCATCCCTGATCCTGCACTGCAAACGGGACGTGTTCAAAGGTGCCATCTTTGCAGAGTTTCTGGCTCCGCAGGACGTCAGCGTGTTTTATGGATCCACAGCACCTTATCACCTTCCATCTTGGAGCAACTGCACCTCTGGAG AGACGGCGTCCATGGACTACACGcaggagaagtctgtgttctgCCGGATCAG TGGGGGCCGAGAGCGGGATATGAATCTCCGCTATCACCCGTTCCGCCTCACCCCGTACCTGATGAAGGTACGAGACTCTGAGCACGCCGAGGGTCAGCCATGCTGTCTGCTGATCGCCGAGAAAATCCACTCTGGATACGAGG CCCCCCGCATCCCTGCAGATAAGAGGATCTTCACCACCAGACATACGCCGAGCTGCGTGTTCCAGGAGGTGGATGAGAG GGCGGTCCCTCTGCTTGGATACCTCCCGCAGGATCTCATCGGGATGCCCGTCCTCTTCTTCATCCATCCCGAGGACCGGCCGCTCATGTTGGCCATTCACAAGAAAG TTTTGCAGCAGGCGGGGCAGCCTTTCGACCACTCGCCCATTCGTCTGTGCGCCCGCTCCGGGGAGTACGTCACCATCGATACCAGCTGGAGCAGCTTTGTGAATCCTTGGAGCAGAAAAGTTTCTTTCATACTTGGAAGACATAAAGTTCGGAC GAGCCCTCTCAATGAAGACGTCTTTACAGCGCCCAAAGGGGCAGAGATGAAGTCACTAGATCCTGATATTCAGGAGCTATCCGAGCAGATCCACCGGATCCTGATGCAG CCCGTACACAACACCAATCCTGGCGGTAACGGCAGCGGCGGCAGCAACACCTCCCAGGAGCCATTTCACTGCAACGCTTCATCCACTGACAGCAACGCCATGGTCATCGAAGAGGGCACAGACCCCAAACCT ATGACATTTCAGGAGTTCTGTCAGAACGTGCATAAGGTGAAGAGTCAGGGTCAGCAGATGTTTTTGGGGTCCCGGGTGATCCGCCCGCACCACAGAGGACATTTTCAGG CTCTCGCCCCTCCTCGCACTGTTCTCGCTGGTGCAGACAATCCACCACCTGATACTGCGCCCAGCCGCCCTCAATGTGTCCCCGAGGAGCTGACGCGGAAGGAGACCTCAAACTACTCTTATCAGCAGATCAACTGCCTAGACAGCATCATCCG ATACCTGGAAAGCTGTAACCTTCCCAGCACTGTGAAAAGGAAATGTGGCTCTTCGTCCTACACGTCCTCAACCTCAGAGGAGGAGAAGCTAAAAACTGGCGAGAGTGACAAAGAGG ACCCTTCAAACGGTCCACGGCAAAGGCCAGAACTGCGCCCTCCTCCTACGCCCTCCGCAGTCGGGTCCGCTCCTCTCACTCCGCTGCCTCCATTACCGCCCAGCAAGGCGGAGAGCGTGGTTTCCATCACCAGCCAAGGAAGCTTTAGCAGCACAATCGTCCATGTAGGAGACAAAAAGCCACCAGACTCGG GCGAAATGGTTCCTTTGGAAGAGCCCTCGTGCCCAGCACCACCTCCGATACGGCCACTGGGCCTGACCAAAGAGGTTCTGTCGGTCCACACGCAGCGTGAAGAGCAGGCCTTCCTCACCCGAGTCCACAATCTTAGCCAGATCAGGGTCTTTGAGCCGATTCCTGTTGGTGTTTGGGACGAGCAGAACCAACGCGTTCAGAGAG GCACTAAGGCTTCACTCTCCCACCAGCAACATGCCGCTCACAAGCCTTCTACCCCATCACAGGAAGGTGCGAATACAGGGGGGCGTCGGAGCAAAAGCAGGAAATCAAAAGCCAAGCGACCAAAGCAAGGCAAACTGGCATTGCCAAGCGCCATTCCTACAGCCCCTCATCCGGAGCCGCCGCTCCTTCCTCCTCCGCCCCCAGGCATTCCTAGTTATCCCCTTCCCATGATTTCTCCCCGGGCCCCTGCTCCTGAACCTACACCTTCACTCCCTAGATACCCTCTTGTCACCCCGATCGTAGCCCTTGTGCTGCCCAATTATCTTTTCCAGCCTCCGCCAGTGCCACCTCCTTTTTATCCCGGAGTCTCTGGGTTTCCTACCTTTAATCCCACACCCGACACGTCGACCGCAGCTTCTGAAGTTCCACCTCAGACTCCAGCTCCTCCTCTTGCACAACCCCTGGTGACTTGCCCACCTCCATCGCGCTCCTCGTCCCCTCCCCAGCGATTATTCCCATCACGGTGCAGCTCCCCGCTGCAGTTAGACCTGCTGCAGATGGAGGAGCTCCCGCAGCTGAGCAGTGGAGGAGCAGGAGTCTCCGCTGctcctggaggggaatgggagactgaAGAAGATAAAGGAGTAGTGATCCCTGGGAGTACCACCGCCGGCGGGGCCAAAGCTGGGAACGGAGAAGACAACAGACAGCCCGAGAACTGCATG GGCGATCTGCAAGAGTCCTCATCGCACAACGACGCTCTCTCCAGCTCCAGCGATCTCCTGGATTTGCTTCTCCATGAGGAATCTTGGTCTGGCACCGGATCCGCTGCCTCAGGATCAATGGGCTCTAACGGAGGCAGCACATCGGCTTGTGGAACCC GAAGCAGCGAGAGCAGCAACACCAGCAAATATTTTGGTAGCATCGACTCTTCGGAGACTGACCTCAGAGTCAAAAAGGCAGAGAGGGAAGAGGTAGAGCAGAAAGTGATCAGATACGTCATGCAGGACCCTCTGTGGCTTCTGATGGCCAACGCGGACCACGAGGTCATGATGTCCTACCAGCTTCCATCGAG AGACCTAGAGAGAGTCCTGCAGGAAGATCGCGAGAAGCTTCGACAGCTGCAGAGGAACCAGCCGAGGTTCAGCGAGGAGCAGAAGAGGGAGCTGGGAGAGGTCCACACCTGGGTCCGGAAGGGCAGGTTACCCCACGTCATCAACATCACA TCCTGCACAGGCTGCTCCCCGGATGCCCCCAATTACGAGGAAGATCTGGATTTGTCCATAATGATGGAGGAGGGCGAGGAGTGCAGAGCGGGAGGCGAAGAATTCACAAGGGACACGGCGGTGACGAGCTGA